The sequence catttttcatttacatGACTTGTAAATTTTCTGAACAGTTTATTAAGATGCCTAGTATTATAATAAATCTTACCTAAGTGTGTCTATATTTTAgtcaaaataatacaaataaatcagAGTAACACTGTCAGAATAATTAATTGCAGCCAGCAATGTCTTCaggtgaagcaaaaaaaaattataggatgTTCTTTATGTATATgatttaaatgaaacaaatattaattgtGCCTTTATTATCATGAAATTTACTTGGGTATAACTAAATACACAGAAGGTTGTTTtcctttcaattattttatataacttaTTATGCAGTATTATtttgtacaaaaaataaaatggaaacatttaccCATGTTTAGTATCTCATGAGGTTCATGCTTATATAAAACAGATTTCCTCTTCTACCATTTAGTTGAGCAAAACTCAGAATGAATTAAAAGAGTCATAGACTCAAGAGACCAGAACAACTACTCTATGGCAATATGTATttttggatttaaattttttgctgGAGATTAgaaacaagatggcagagtagaagtaCTCAAGCTCATCTCCTATGATGAAACACCAAATTAATATTAACTGCTGAaaagccatcaacaaaatgaattataaactaccataaaagatatcctacacccagagacaaagaatAGGCCACGTTGAGATGGTAGAAAGTGCTCTTTCACGAAATAAACAATTTCATATCTATCAGGTGAGTGACCCACAACTGGAAAATAACTTTAttgcagaggctctcccacagcAGTGAGAGTTCCAAATCCCAGGTTCCACAGCCTGGGTGTCTGGCATTTGGAGGAGGAGCTCCCAGAGCATTtagcattgaaggccagtaggtGTTGTGCACAGAatgctccacaggactggggaaaacagagactccactcttgggaGGGTGCGTACAGGGTTTCATTTGtactgggttccagggcaaagcaaggaATACATAGGAATATGTGTTTGAGGTACCTGGGGTGCTTGGAGGTTCTGGGGAAAGCAGAGAGTGTCTATGACTCACTGTGGGGACCAGGCATTAGAGACTGATGTCCCAGGTAATAATCATAAGCATGAGCACTCCAGGAGGCTgccatttggaaaaaatatgGCCTTACCCATGAAGGCCGAGACTCCCAAGGGAAAACAACAAACAGAGTAGGAACACAGTCTCACCTATCAGCAAACAGGCAACCTAAAGTCCTccttaggcacacagctgcctctaataactctcagagacaaagcccactaaccagagggacaagactcagctctaCCTATCAGTggacaggcaccagtccctcccatcaggaagcctttAACAAGCCCCTGTATCATCTTTACCCTCAAGGTAGCATAAACCAGAAACAAGGGAAGCTCTAGCTTCTAGCCTAAAAAAGGAGACAAATagcatacaaatgaaaagacagagaaatatgagtaagatgaaggaataagacaaaaatccagaaaaaaaataactaagtgAATTGGATATGAGCAAATTCcatgaaaaaagactttagagtaataaTGATAAAGATGATCCAAAGTCTCAGAACAAAATAGGcacagataaataaattataagaaacactgattaaataatagaaaatttaaatattaagcatagatgcaaaatatggtaaattaaaaattcactcaaATGAACAATTAGCAGCATACATGTGGGAGAAAaccaactaagtgaagtggaagaCATACTGGTAGaaatcagtgaaaaaaagaatgaaaataagtgaGGACAATattagagaactctgggacaccaacattcacattataggagtgtgagaaggagaagcaagaaagagctggagaaaatatttattgagataatagatgaaaacttccctaacatggggaaggaatcactcattcaaatccaagaagcacaatgaataccatatagaataaaatcaaagagaaacaCTCTGGGGTACATATTagtcaaactaaccaaaattaaagacagagaaatattgaaagcagctagggaaaagcaacaaataacatataagggaaccccaataaggttaacAGGtgctttttcagcagaaattctgcaggccagaggggagtGGCCTTAAAGTAATTaagggaaaaaacctacaaccatgaatattctacccagcaaggttcttgttcaaatttgaagaagaaatcaaaagctttacagacaaacaaaagctaaaagaattcaggaccactaaaccagttttacaacaaattctaaaggaacttctctaggtggaaaaggccacaactagaaacaagaaaattataaatgagaaggctcactggTAAGGGCAACATATATTAAAGGTAGGaagtcatccacacacaaatatgataccaaaaccagtagtcatgagaagaggaaggtacaaatgcacaatactggagatgcatttgcaattaagagaccagaaaCTCATTACAATCTTTTGTATATGTCTGTCGGTCTGTAtgatatatatagatagagagagagagagagagagagagactcctgtatcaaaacctcatggtaactgcaaaccaaaaatctgcaatagaCATACAGACaagtaagaaaaagcaatccagagttcccatcatggtgcagtggaaatgaatctgactaggaaccatgaggttgcaggttcaatccctggcctcgctcactgggttaaggatctggcgttaaggtgagttgtgctgtaggtaacagatgctgctcagatctggcattgctgtggctctggagtaggctggcagcaatagctctgattcaacctctagtctgggaacttccatatgctgcaggtgtggccctaaaaagacaaaagaccaaaaaaaaaaaaaaatccaaacacaatgctaaagatagtcatcaaaccacaaaagaacaagagaagggaaaaaaaagaccagcaaaacatatccaaagcaattaaaaaaatggcaataagaacatgcatatcaataattaccttaactataggagttcccgtcatggctcagtggttaacatatccaactaggaattatgacgttgtgggttccatccctggtcttgctcagtgggttaagggtccagtgttgctgtgagctgtggtgtaggttgcagatgtggctcggatcctgtgttgctgtggctttggcataggccagctgctatagctctgattcaacccctagcctgagaacctccatatgctgtaggagcagcccaagaaatggcaaaaagtcaaaaaaaattaccttaactGTAAATGGACTAAAATCTCCAACTGAAAcacatagattggctgaatgaatacaaaaactagacccatatatatgctatctgcTAGAGATCCATTTGagttctagagacacatacaaactgaaattGAGAGAATGGGAGAAGGTATTCCTTTCAAACAGAATTCAAAGGAAAGCCAATatagcaatgctcatatcagacaaaagagactaaaataaagacagttacaagagacaaagcaggatgttatataatgatcaaatgaTCAGTTTAAGATGGAgatttaacaattataaatatatgtgtaccctacatagaagcaacttaacatataaggcaactgctaacagtcataaaaggagaaatcaacagcaacacCGTAATATGGGAGACTTTAAAAccccacttacagaaatggaaagatcatCAAgataggaaatcaaaaaggatatacagaccttaaatgatgcattagaccagatggacttaatatatatttacagaatATTCATCCaagagcaacagaatacacattcattttAGTGCattcagaacattctctaggatagatcacattctgggccacaaaccAAGCcacagtaaatttaagaaaattgaaattgtatcaagcatcttttctaaccacaatgctgtaagactagaaatcaaccaaaaaaaaacttcataaacTACAAACACTTGGTGACTAAACAATatgatactaaaaatattttctgaaggtgattagagaaaaaaagtgcaaagatttttttctgtttaaaagccACTTTCTCTTATGTCCTTTAACCTTGCCAATAGCTCTTGGAGACTGTTATTATCCCTATTTAGCATATGGGTAAATTCAGATTTagtttttctccaaagaataccACTTATTGTATCTAGGTATTCTTTACTACCTTGTTTTAAAGGAACTGGTCtctagtaaaaataaattttgggagAGGTATaaatcatttgtcttttctaagtgtttttttcAGTGAGAACACTGAGTTTGAGATTCTTTCTTGAGAAAGAAATGacataacaaattaaaaatgtacttGCCTTCTTTAAAATATCTCTCCAATTTATTCTACAAAGATGTTGGAGTGCAATGAAATATTTctaacaaaaaaacacatgtaagTAACATATCCAACTCAGTGACTTATATCTTGATAGATGTATTTTGTGTACTTTAAAATACTATGTTTTCTGCTGCTGTTGTGTTGAGTTTTCAATAACATCAATATATCAATTTGATTGTTTCAAATAAAGccatttcaggtttttttccagTATTTCCCTAAGATATTTTCTGCACCCTTTTACCTTTGACTTATTtgagtctttatatttaaagtgggctTCTTATATGCAATGTATAGTTGACTCTTGCTTTTTGGCCCAGTCTTACAACCTCAAACATTTTGAAGTCTCTAATACAGATAggcaatttctcttttttttggtaaaaatagagaatatattTTGTATCTAATATGATAAGATTATTAGTCATTGCTGTCAAATGTCTCACCTAGAAGGTACCTAGTTTGAAAGGGTAAAATCATAGTATTTTAGCAAGTTCAACATATTGTAtatgagtttttttaaagaatgatgatATAGAATTTGGTCTacttcagtagtttttttttctaatgggcAGATTTTCTTCCCATTTGCTTTATTGAAATGAGGCAATGAGGCTATCATCACTCAGTCTGGTTTCCAAGATAAAGTCAAAAAAGGTCCACATTTCTTCATCCTTTGAACAGATGCCATATTGACATATATATCTACCTATCCCAAACAGGGAAGGAAGTAGAATACAAGGGTGGAAACTTTTAGAATATTTGCATAGCATGTCTATGTAAGGAATAGAAGATGTGTAGAAATTCCTCTTTGTAAACACtttgatattataaaaattttgctTTACCTAGTATTTTAAAACAGTGGTTATCCTAGTCTATTCAGCTGCTACcacaaaatttcattctctgaGTGGCTTAAAtagcagaatttattttttataattcttaaagACGAGAAGTTCAGAATCGAGGTACCAGCAACACAGTACTTGGCCAAAGCCTTTTTGACTTATTGATAGTTATCGTCTCACTGCATTCACGTGGCATTTCCTAGGTGAGTACTCTTGGGGGGGGcaccttcctttctcttctttctctcatcaGGAAGGCCTCACCCTATGATGACAAAATCTAACCCTAATTATTTCAAAAGGCCCTATTCTCAATACCACCACATTAGAAGCTAGGAGTTCAACATATGAACCTGAGAGGGACCCCAATTTCAGTCCAAAACAGCAGTTTATTCATTATTGTCCTAAGCCAACATTGTTGAATCAAAACCTCTATTCGTAGAACCTGTCAGTCTCTTAACAAGCTTTAGAGATGCTTCTAAGCCCACTAAAGTTTGAcaacctcttttttaaaagaactaaaaaaaatcctagaacagAGAGGTTTTGACACCTATCTAATATACACTTAATATTATTGAATTCTGCCATAATCAATCAACAAACCAGACTTTAGAAATACTGTTctagtttaattgatttttttcctgaatcctattttttttgtttctttgaatattGAAAAATTTAGTCAGAAATTTTCTGAACAATACCATaaaacatgtgtgtatgtatatacatgtgtataaagAGAGAGgaactagacttttttttaaatagccaggTTAAGAAATTCAATATACCTTTGTAATAAAGTGTATTTTGTGTATATTATTAATAATTCCATGTAATTGTTTAATCAAACATCACCAGTGTTCCAGACACTTGAATACACTTAGCATTATTATATCATCCTTCATACTTAAATAACCactaaataatacatatttaattttgtagtttctttttaaaggaattatcACAGGTGTATATATTTTACCTTTCTCAATATGCCATTGAAGTGacaaaaagaagtacaaaaataTCTATAATAAATGATAATGGGATTGTATCAGTGGATGGGGAATTTTGGTGAATTTCTGGAAAGCATAAAGTAGTTGAGACTTCACTAAAGGATAAAACACAGCAAAGGAATGTATAGACCAGACATATACAGGTGAAGGCTACACAGGAATTCCGTGCTTCTGAAAGAACCCTAACAATCTGTTTCATAGTCATCCAGCCTAAAGTTAGACTTGACAGGTAACAAACTTGGCTTGATGTCAACTTTATGATTAAGGGAAATAATTAAGTAGGTAACTAGACTGCTAAGGTGGtcgaagatggagttcccatcgtggctcagtggttaatgaatctaacatccacgaggatgcaggttcaattccttgtcttgcttagtgggttaaggatccagcattaccatgagctatggtgtaggttgcagacatggctcagatcctgcttggctgtggctgtggccaacagtacagctccaattaaaccccctgcctgggaatctccatatgacatggctgcagccctaaaaagcaaaaaaaaaaaaaaaaaaaaaccaaacaaacaaaaaaaacaaaaaaagaaaacaacaacaacaacaacaaaaaacaatggcAAGAATATACTAGCTGTTTATATTACTGGTCTAGTTTTGGTGTCATAGTAATGAACAAACAAGGAAAACATCAAGACAATTGAGGATAAATCATTATTACACTGAAAATATATagcaacaaaattatttttaaaaaactccagaCATATACAATGACATAGGTTTTCCTAGGGAAGAACATAAGAGGAGCTGTACTATGATCCATTATTCCCTTTCCAATGGTTTTGAGGTGGATCCTCAGAGGAATGAAAAGAGGGCAGATGACATAGTCTATAAACTTTGAAGTGGATCTTCatattgtaaaataattatattaatggCATTCTTATCTACTTTAAATAAAACACCTCTTAAACCAAATGAAAGTTTATATCAAACCTATAGCTTATCCCTGATATTTAAccatggtttatcacaggagcTAATCCTActgataaaaagaataaaagggatTTACTTTTATGATAAATGTTGTCAAGAAAGAAACTTAAGAAAATGAACTGGCATGCAGTGGTCATGCTACAATCCATAATCTTCCTGGGCTCATTACAACATTGAAAATGAGTCATTCTCTCTTATTGCATTCTCTGTATTTGTGCTTTCAGATTTAGTTCAATTTTACTAATATTTCATAAGTACTTATTCAGGACTTTGCACATGTAAGCCATTGTGCTGTGTACTGCAAAAGATCAAAAGACACTAAGACATctaatttataaaactttaaatgtCTATAGCCATCAAATAACTATTACACAATGCCAAGTGTGGCCTAAGAACAATAAATAAACTGTTAATGTTTCAAATGAGTTAGCATTATTATCCTCTTCAGGATAACCTGGAAATACATGATGGATGCTATAACATTTGAAACAGatctgaaagaaaggaaaccattTCAGCTGTAAATAAAAATGGGTGAAACTCTTGCTAGTGAGGAGATTCTCTGTGGAGAGATTGTATTAGTAAAACATGGACCTGAGAGACTAAAGGGTGTCCAGAACATGTGTTGGGTACAACATAGGGTCTGCTGGAAAACTGTGTAGGAAGAGACTTCAGAgttaaaaaaggttttatttgaaAGGAcctcaaggggagttcccatcatggtgcagcagaaacagatctgactaggaatcatgaggttgtgggttcaatccctggcctctctcagtgggttaaggagctgtggtgtagtttgcagatgcggctcagatctgatgttgctgtggctgtggcataggccagtggctagagctccagttagacccctagcctgggaacctctatatgccatgggtgtagccctaaaaagacaaaaagacaaaaaaaaaagaaaaggaccccAAGTAACACAAGGGTAAACAAATCAGGGTGAGAAAGTTAGAGATAGGGATAGAGATAGAGAGGCAGCGATGAGGGAGAGACGTAGGGATATATGGATATAGACatagatatgtagatatattGCTATATATAGTATATCATCTAGACATACACATGAGCAAATAAACATATtcacaaatacatacacagaaatatatatatatatacatatatttgcacATAACCTATTAGTAATGTCAACCCATAAAGTGTTATCAAAATGGAATATGATTTAATCGTagttctatttatgtgaaataataTGTCAGATATGTTTAGGACACATGAATAACAGCAGGACACAGGAGATAAATTAACTACCCAAATGTGAGTAGTTTTTAGGGTAAGGATATTAGTGCTATCAATAGGAAAGTGTATTGAATTTCAATGTTGGGAAAGGAAAGGCAGGAGACCTAAAGATGGGTACTCACCTTACTGAGAGCATGGAGTGAAATGAAGCCTAACCTTTAAGCTTGGGGATGGCACAAAACATCCAACACCTTGCccattttcatgttttctccaCCCATCCACTAGACTCTATGACATCATATCATCTTAACATTATATAAATTTTGGTAATATGCATTTTAAGCTATCATGCAAATGACACATTCAAAAAACTTTATATGTTACTAATTtctttatcatttcatttaaaaaaaatatagcaggagttcccatcgtggcgcagcggaaatgaatccgactaggaaccatgacgttgcaggttcagtccctggcctcactcagtggattaaggatccggcgatgcagtgagctgtggtgtaggtcacagatgcagctcagatctcatgttgctgtggctctggcataggccggtggctacagctccaattaggcccctagcctggaaacctccatatgcctcgggtgtggccctaaatggacataaagaccaaaaaaaaaaaaaaaaaaaaaaaaaaaaaaaaaaaaaaaaaaactagcatgaTTAACCATTTCTCTTCTGTACTcttaattctcttttcttctctatgCCATCCCAATTATTTTGAAGCTTCATCTCCTAGGTTTTTGGATCAGTGAAGTTTTTCAGTTTACCCATAACATACAAACACAGCTGGAAAGTGCCATTCAAGGCAGAACATATGATGAAAGACAACTCCTTTTCTCATTACTCAATAGTACACACTAGGCTAAGGACATCCTTTTGCTGTTCAGATAATCCTCACTGTCTTAActccattatctttttttcctcattgcttTCCCaattctgtttatttctctctatGTTATGACTATTGAATCCCCAAAAGAAGTTAAATTCATCATACCACAAATAGAGTGGAATGAAAGAACCTCTTGATCCCTAGAAGAATTCATGGTATTTGGTTCTGTTCATTCAAACACACACCTGTCCCTACTATggatttaaatattatatgaatCCCCAGGTTGCAAGGTTGTATTACTATCAAAGACAACATTATCGAGTCCTATTAGAGGAACTGCATTATTTCAGTGCTTAATGATTTTATAAAGCTACATTGAAGAACATACGagtttaaatgttttcatttgttttctgtttcaattATTCTATCATTATCTAAATATTTgaacttctttgtattttttgaacaaatatacaaattttaatgAGTATATTAGTGCTAACACCTTAAGTCATTAAAAATACTAGGGCCATTATGATTGCAAAAAAACTTGGAGTACTGGCCAAAATGAAAGTATATCTAATGTttataattatgttattttaataaaaatgcaacagataACAATATGAGAGCTAAACATTTCTCTTTAACATTTTTGTCAGTGAATCTATGACTTTCTtatttctcaggctgtagataatTGGGTTTAAGAAAGGGATTATGACAGTATAAAATAAAGAGTCCATCATATCTTGATCATCTGCTTTTTCAGATCCAGGGTGCACATATCTGAAGAGAAGAGGCCCATAGTATAAAGAGACAGATAGGAGATGAgctccacaggtggagaaggccttcctTATGCCTTGTATAGACCTCATTTTTAAGATTGTGAAGAGAACAAATGTATAAGAGACAAGGACAATAAGAATGGTAAATACTTGTATTGaccctgagaaaataaaaaccattagaACATTAACCGAGGGGTCAGTACAAGAAATCTTAAACAATGGCATGATGTCACAGTAAAAGTGATGTATTCTGTTAGACTTACAGAAAGTTAATCTGAATAAAAAACCTATATGAATTGTGGAGTGAATAAAGCCACTGACAAAAGATAAGCCTAATAGTTGGAAGCATAGTCTATTGGTCATAATCACTGGATACAATAGTGGTTTACAAATGGCAACATAGCGATCATATGCCATTGTTGCCAAGAGAAAACATTCTGTGGTTGCactgaatgcaaaggaaaatagCTGTGTCATACattcagagagagagatcatTTTACTCTCGGTGAGGAAACTGACCAGCATCTTGGGAGTCACTGTGGTTGATATGCAAGCATCCACAAAGGCTAAACTCCcaaggaaaaagtacatggggatGTGAAGTTGAGGGTCATTGCAGATGAGATAAATTAGTCCAAGGTTTCCCATAGTAGTGATGAGGTACAACATCAAGAACATCAAGAACAAGTGAATATGCCACTCTGGTTGATAGATAAGTCCTATGAGAACAAACTTAGTCAGTGATGTTGCATTTTTAATATCCATATTGTTACTGAATGGTCCCTGAAATGAAATAcagtaaatgtaaaaataatattcattacaAAGACTTTTGGAATACATAGTTGAAATAAAGCCATACACTTATTAGAAAGcccttaattttatttactacTGCCATAACAATGGAGACTAATTTTGGGGATTGATATAATGGAAAATACAAGTATTTCAGTTCAAAAAATGTGAATTAACAGATTTAGAATAAAATGAAGGACATTCTAAACATGAGCTAAATTTATAAGGATACTTGAGTGTGTTGGGAGCATTCTGCATCTGGAACATGGATTAGAGTCTAGGGAAAATAAGTTtgaattattataaaatgaacatcatttgaaagatattttactttatttttcaggaaataaGCATTGCTGAAAACTCTTAGACTAGAGGTGTCATcaagatattaaaattaaaaatttgttagTATAGAAAATACTCTATAAAAGGGAAAACCAGAGTTAGGAATAATAGTTGGAAAGCTGATACTCTAATCCAGTGTTTCCCAAACCAGAATACATATATAAGAATTGTCTGGGAAACTTTTTGTACAAAATATAGATTTTGAAGTATTACTGTAGATATTGACTTAATGGTGGTGAGATGAAGTCTAATCTTCATTACAAATATGTTTTCTAGTTGACTCAAATGCATGTGAAGTTCTTAGTCAGTGGGTAATAACATTATTGGGAGTGATGCGGAGgacaaagagataaaaacaaaccAGAATGTAGAGTCCCTAGGATTCAGTGATTTAGATGTGAAGGGGATAGTCAGTGAAGGAAAGATGAGAGACACATGGTGATAGGCAAAAGGTCATCGAAAATCAATTTTGAGAACTCAAATGCTTTGGCTACTTCATGGAGAGA is a genomic window of Sus scrofa isolate TJ Tabasco breed Duroc chromosome 13, Sscrofa11.1, whole genome shotgun sequence containing:
- the LOC106505477 gene encoding olfactory receptor 5H2-like, which codes for MDIKNATSLTKFVLIGLIYQPEWHIHLFLMFLMLYLITTMGNLGLIYLICNDPQLHIPMYFFLGSLAFVDACISTTVTPKMLVSFLTESKMISLSECMTQLFSFAFSATTECFLLATMAYDRYVAICKPLLYPVIMTNRLCFQLLGLSFVSGFIHSTIHIGFLFRLTFCKSNRIHHFYCDIMPLFKISCTDPSVNVLMVFIFSGSIQVFTILIVLVSYTFVLFTILKMRSIQGIRKAFSTCGAHLLSVSLYYGPLLFRYVHPGSEKADDQDMMDSLFYTVIIPFLNPIIYSLRNKKVIDSLTKMLKRNV